The Armatimonadota bacterium genome includes a window with the following:
- a CDS encoding epoxyqueuosine reductase QueH has translation MKTLIHTCCGPCLLPVARKLRADGREPAAYFYNPNIHPQAEHARRLEAFRGACAQLGIALLPPPEYEPRVFFRAVTFREDERCRLCYRVRMFEAALATRDEGIAVFTTTLLVSPYQDQDRIREAGATAAEAAGVKFHFEDFRPLFAQVRELAEELGLYRQTYCGCLYSEIEAERSRRTKRERRRARA, from the coding sequence ATGAAGACGCTGATACACACCTGCTGCGGGCCGTGCTTGCTGCCGGTGGCGCGCAAGTTGCGCGCCGACGGGCGCGAGCCGGCGGCGTATTTCTACAACCCCAACATCCACCCGCAGGCCGAGCACGCCCGCCGGCTGGAGGCATTCCGTGGGGCGTGCGCCCAGCTGGGCATCGCCCTCTTGCCGCCGCCGGAATACGAACCGCGGGTCTTCTTTCGCGCCGTGACCTTCCGCGAGGACGAGCGCTGCCGGCTGTGCTACCGGGTGCGCATGTTCGAGGCGGCGCTGGCGACCCGCGACGAGGGCATAGCGGTCTTCACCACCACCCTGCTGGTCAGCCCCTACCAGGACCAGGACCGCATCCGCGAGGCGGGAGCAACGGCGGCGGAGGCCGCGGGCGTGAAGTTCCACTTCGAGGATTTCCGGCCGCTGTTCGCGCAGGTGCGGGAGCTGGCCGAGGAGCTGGGGCTCTACCGCCAGACGTACTGCGGCTGCCTGTACAGCGAGATCGAGGCGGAGCGATCGCGCCGCACCAAGCGGGAGCGTCGCCGTGCCCGGGCCTGA
- the queA gene encoding tRNA preQ1(34) S-adenosylmethionine ribosyltransferase-isomerase QueA yields MRLSDFEYDLPPELIAQSPVRPRDHSRLLVLDRRTGAIQHRRFRDLPDYLRADDVAVFNDTRVIPARLRGRREPSGGAVEALLLRELEPGIWEALVRPGRRVRVGDELRFGDELRARVLALYAGAMERAAGGRRRLAFSSPGELDQALERAGEVPLPPYVHRPPERADDYQTIYARRRGSSAAPTAGLHFTPRMMRALEQRGAGMAWVTLHIGLGTFRPIREQEVERHEMHSEWCSVPAAAIEAVAEARGRGGRCVAVGTTTARALETAARGGELQAFDGETDLFIMPGYGFRVVDVLLTNFHLPRSTLLVLVCAFAGRAHTLAAYREAVREGYRFLSFGDAMLVT; encoded by the coding sequence ATGCGCCTCTCCGACTTCGAGTACGATCTACCCCCGGAGCTCATCGCCCAATCGCCCGTGCGCCCGCGCGACCATTCGCGGCTGCTGGTTCTCGATCGCCGGACGGGAGCGATCCAGCATCGCCGGTTCCGGGACCTGCCTGACTACCTGCGAGCCGACGACGTCGCCGTGTTCAACGACACGCGGGTCATCCCGGCGCGACTGCGGGGGCGACGGGAGCCGTCGGGTGGGGCGGTGGAGGCGCTGCTGCTGCGCGAGCTCGAGCCGGGAATATGGGAGGCCCTGGTGCGGCCGGGACGGCGGGTGCGCGTGGGCGATGAGCTGCGGTTCGGCGACGAGCTGCGGGCGCGGGTGCTCGCGCTTTACGCAGGAGCAATGGAGCGCGCGGCGGGCGGGAGGCGTCGCCTCGCGTTTTCGTCCCCCGGGGAGCTCGACCAGGCGCTGGAGCGGGCGGGCGAGGTGCCGCTGCCGCCCTACGTCCACCGCCCGCCGGAGCGCGCGGACGACTACCAGACGATATACGCGCGACGGCGGGGTTCGAGCGCGGCGCCGACCGCCGGGCTGCACTTCACGCCGCGGATGATGCGGGCATTGGAGCAGCGCGGGGCGGGCATGGCGTGGGTGACGCTGCACATCGGGCTGGGCACCTTCCGCCCCATCCGCGAGCAGGAAGTGGAGCGCCACGAGATGCACTCCGAGTGGTGCTCGGTGCCGGCGGCCGCGATTGAGGCGGTGGCCGAGGCGCGCGGGCGAGGCGGGCGCTGCGTCGCGGTAGGTACGACTACGGCGCGCGCCCTGGAGACCGCGGCGCGCGGTGGCGAGCTGCAGGCCTTCGACGGCGAGACCGACCTCTTCATCATGCCCGGATACGGCTTCCGAGTGGTGGACGTGCTGTTGACCAACTTCCATCTGCCGCGCTCGACGCTGCTGGTGCTGGTTTGCGCCTTCGCGGGGCGAGCGCACACGCTGGCGGCATACCGCGAGGCGGTGCGGGAGGGCTATCGCTTCCTCAGCTTCGGGGACGCGATGCTGGTAACGTAG